Proteins from a genomic interval of Pseudophryne corroboree isolate aPseCor3 chromosome 4, aPseCor3.hap2, whole genome shotgun sequence:
- the LOC134911726 gene encoding uncharacterized protein LOC134911726, translating to MADVDQQGQDQQATITLQLTPVDPSQPIQLQDIPQASISPQLAQAPPPTQIPDDFWASWTSQQAQSNASLTAHTQHLASLPHHLPRISCNSGRLIVQVGRMATSMEQIRADNSQMLAHLTRIIDEQQRHQQALVQLIQHNQVVNESLSRIVASHTATNTQLIASINNLSSNITLMGAHQVTSSSGTTTPIQTPVSSPVRRSSRARASEPAQSTAPSTHKRKK from the coding sequence atggccgacgtggaccagcagggacaagaccaacaggcaaccatcacactgcaacttacacctgttgacccaagccagccaatacagctgcaggatatcccccaagcctccatcagtccacaactggcacaagctccgcccccaacccaaataccagatgacttttgggccagttggacaagccaacaggcacaaagcaatgccagcctgaccgcacatacacaacaccttgccagtctgccccatcatctaccgcgcattagttgcaactcgggcagactgattgtacaagtagggcgaatggcaacctcaatggagcaaataagggctgacaacagccaaatgcttgctcatttaacgcgcatcatagatgagcaacagcgccatcagcaggcactcgttcagctcattcagcacaaccaggttgtgaatgagtccttatcccggattgtagccagccacactgcaaccaacactcaactgattgcaagcattaataatttgagcagcaatattacattgatgggagctcaccaagtaacctccagctcggggaccacgacccctatccaaacgccagtatcctcccctgttcggcgttcctccagagcacgtgccagtgagccagcacaaagcacagcacccagcacacacaagcggaaaaaataa